The Bradyrhizobium sp. WBAH42 genome includes a window with the following:
- a CDS encoding cobalamin-independent methionine synthase II family protein, which translates to MQRTKAPFRADEVGSLLRPAKIKEARSRLEKGEISADDLRKVEDMEIEKVVHKQASIGLKLATDGEFRRSWWHFDFLAKLTGCELFHPDTGIQFTGVQTRHDAVRVIGKLDFPDSHPMLDHFRFLKKVADQAHVTAKMTIPSPAVLHFRGGRKSISKDVYPDLDAFYEDLGKTYRKAVKAFYDAGCRYLQFDDTVWAYLCSQDELQKARERGDNPDGLQQIYARIINYALAEKPADMVVTTHVCRGNFRSTWISSGGYEPVAETMLAGTNYDGYFLEYDSDRAGGFEPLRFLPKGNKVVVVGVITSKFGELEKKDDIKRRLEEAAKFAPLEQLALSPQCGFASTEEGNILSEEEQWAKLSLAVEIAKEVWGQ; encoded by the coding sequence ATGCAGCGAACCAAAGCCCCCTTCCGCGCCGACGAGGTCGGCAGCCTCCTGCGTCCCGCCAAGATCAAGGAAGCCCGTAGCCGGCTGGAGAAGGGCGAGATCTCGGCCGACGATCTGCGCAAGGTCGAGGACATGGAGATCGAGAAGGTCGTGCACAAGCAGGCCTCGATTGGGCTGAAGCTCGCGACCGACGGCGAATTCCGCCGCTCCTGGTGGCATTTCGATTTTCTGGCCAAGCTCACCGGCTGCGAGTTGTTTCATCCCGACACCGGCATCCAGTTCACGGGTGTGCAGACCCGTCACGATGCGGTCCGCGTTATCGGCAAGCTCGACTTTCCCGATAGTCACCCGATGCTGGACCACTTCCGCTTCCTGAAGAAGGTCGCCGACCAGGCCCACGTCACCGCCAAGATGACGATCCCTTCGCCGGCGGTGCTCCACTTCCGCGGCGGGCGCAAGTCGATCTCCAAGGACGTCTATCCCGATCTCGACGCTTTCTACGAAGATCTCGGCAAGACCTACCGCAAGGCCGTCAAGGCGTTCTACGACGCCGGCTGCCGCTATCTCCAGTTCGACGATACCGTCTGGGCCTATCTCTGCTCGCAGGACGAATTGCAGAAGGCGCGCGAGCGCGGTGATAACCCGGATGGCCTGCAGCAGATCTATGCCCGCATCATCAACTATGCGCTGGCGGAGAAGCCGGCCGACATGGTTGTGACCACGCATGTTTGCCGCGGCAATTTCCGCTCGACCTGGATTTCTTCGGGCGGCTACGAGCCTGTTGCCGAGACCATGCTCGCCGGCACCAATTACGACGGCTACTTCCTGGAATACGACAGCGATCGCGCCGGCGGCTTCGAGCCGCTGCGCTTCCTGCCCAAGGGCAACAAGGTCGTCGTGGTCGGCGTCATCACCTCGAAGTTCGGCGAGCTCGAGAAGAAGGACGACATCAAGCGCCGTCTGGAAGAAGCCGCCAAGTTTGCCCCGCTGGAGCAGCTCGCGCTGTCGCCGCAATGCGGCTTTGCCTCGACGGAAGAGGGCAACATCCTCTCCGAGGAGGAGCAGTGGGCCAAGCTCAGCCTTGCGGTCGAGATCGCGAAGGAAGTGTGGGGACAGTAA
- a CDS encoding ABC transporter ATP-binding protein, with amino-acid sequence MSDLLAIDSLRAGYGEAVVLPKMTLRLAEGHVLALLGRNGTGKTTLINSIVGVTRRFAGSIALAGTDVTAMRPDQRARAGIGWVPQERNIFRSLTVEENMTAVAQPGPWTVEKVYEMFPRLKERRSNFGNQLSGGEQQMLAIGRALTLNPKVLLLDEPTEGLAPIIVEELLKAIGTITRSGGICSIIVEQNAQKILGLADRVVILERGTIVHDAPSAALKTDPSVLERHLGVAGARAH; translated from the coding sequence ATGTCTGACCTGCTCGCGATCGATTCACTGCGGGCCGGCTACGGCGAGGCCGTGGTGTTGCCGAAGATGACGCTCCGCCTCGCCGAAGGACACGTGCTGGCGCTGCTCGGGCGCAACGGCACCGGGAAGACCACGCTGATCAATTCCATCGTCGGCGTGACGCGCCGCTTCGCCGGCTCCATTGCGCTTGCCGGCACCGACGTCACGGCGATGCGGCCCGACCAGCGGGCGCGCGCCGGCATCGGCTGGGTGCCGCAGGAGCGCAACATCTTCCGCTCGCTGACGGTGGAAGAGAACATGACCGCGGTGGCGCAGCCCGGCCCCTGGACGGTCGAGAAAGTCTACGAGATGTTTCCGCGGCTGAAGGAGCGGCGGAGCAATTTCGGCAACCAGCTCTCCGGCGGCGAGCAGCAGATGTTGGCGATCGGCCGCGCACTCACCCTCAATCCGAAAGTCCTGCTGCTGGACGAGCCGACCGAGGGCCTTGCGCCGATCATCGTCGAGGAACTCTTGAAGGCGATCGGGACCATCACCCGGTCCGGAGGTATTTGCTCGATCATCGTCGAGCAGAACGCCCAAAAGATTCTGGGGCTCGCCGACCGCGTTGTGATATTGGAGCGCGGAACGATCGTCCACGACGCTCCGAGCGCCGCGCTGAAGACCGACCCCTCTGTCTTGGAACGCCATCTCGGCGTCGCCGGGGCGAGGGCCCACTAA
- a CDS encoding ABC transporter ATP-binding protein yields the protein MTIALETQNLEKQFGGLRVTRDLSLKVEQGARHALIGPNGAGKTTVINQLTGVLKPNSGRILLEGQDITDLPVHKRVLRGLSRTFQINQLYPDLTPLETIGLAVSERLGHGGDWWRRMGTRSDVNGEIADLLSRFHLLDVMNEETVTLPYGKQRLLEIAVAIAAKPRVLLLDEPAAGVPESERHDILAVVGSLPRDVTVLLIEHDMDLVFSFADRISVLVSGAVLTEGPPEQVARDPQVKAVYLGEEAVNV from the coding sequence ATGACCATCGCGCTGGAAACCCAGAATCTCGAAAAGCAGTTCGGCGGCCTGCGCGTCACCCGCGATCTGTCGCTGAAGGTCGAGCAGGGCGCCCGCCACGCGTTGATCGGCCCCAACGGTGCCGGCAAGACCACGGTCATCAACCAGCTCACCGGCGTGCTGAAGCCGAACTCGGGCCGCATCCTGCTCGAAGGCCAGGACATCACCGATCTGCCCGTGCACAAGCGCGTGCTGCGCGGTCTGTCACGCACCTTCCAGATCAACCAGCTCTACCCGGACCTGACCCCGCTCGAGACCATCGGGCTCGCGGTGTCTGAGCGTCTCGGCCATGGCGGCGACTGGTGGCGGCGCATGGGCACGCGCAGCGACGTCAATGGCGAGATCGCCGATCTGCTCTCCCGCTTCCACCTGCTCGACGTCATGAACGAAGAGACCGTGACGCTGCCCTACGGCAAGCAGCGGCTGCTCGAGATCGCGGTCGCCATTGCGGCCAAGCCGCGCGTGCTGCTGCTCGACGAGCCCGCCGCCGGCGTGCCCGAGAGCGAGCGCCACGATATTCTCGCCGTCGTCGGCAGCCTGCCGCGGGACGTCACTGTGCTCCTGATCGAGCACGACATGGACCTCGTGTTCTCGTTTGCCGATCGCATCTCGGTGCTGGTCTCGGGCGCGGTGCTGACCGAAGGTCCGCCCGAGCAAGTCGCGCGCGATCCGCAGGTGAAGGCCGTCTATCTCGGCGAGGAGGCGGTCAATGTCTGA